In the genome of Kitasatospora cathayae, one region contains:
- a CDS encoding glutamate synthase subunit beta translates to MAERMAFLTTPRAERARRDARERLGDWREVYRPGELLPVVGGQAARCMDCGLPFCHAACPLGNLVPEWNRLAADGDWRAAAARLLATNNFPEFTGRLCPAPCESACVLAIDGAAVTIKNVELAIADRAWEEGWDAPLPPSPLGGGRRVAVIGSGPAGLAAAQQLTRAGHATTVYERADRAGGLLRYGIPPFRLEKHRLDRRLDQLRAEGTEFRTGVWAGRDVTGERLRTDYDAVVVAVGATAHREPAVPGGGLAGVHPAMEYLTWANRVDEGDRATSPLSAEGRRVVIVGGGDTAADCLGTALRQGAASVTQLDINPCPPQRRAPGQPWPVHPKVYRETTSHEESGAVADGAVAGGADRSEAGLGSSVAGPGSAVAGGGRVFEAVTVGFEPGPDGRLAAVRFAEAAPGDRSARAGTERVLPAQLALLALGFTGPEPDQPLFAQLGLGLGPEGTLERDDGFGTAVDGVFVAGDAGRGQSLIVWAIAEGRAVAAAVDAYLRGRTELPAPVRASARALTL, encoded by the coding sequence ATGGCAGAGCGGATGGCCTTCCTCACCACCCCGCGCGCGGAGCGGGCGCGGCGGGACGCGCGGGAGCGGCTGGGGGACTGGCGGGAGGTGTACCGGCCCGGGGAACTGCTGCCGGTGGTGGGCGGGCAGGCGGCGCGGTGCATGGACTGCGGACTGCCGTTCTGCCACGCGGCCTGCCCGCTGGGGAACCTGGTGCCGGAGTGGAACCGGCTGGCGGCGGACGGGGACTGGCGGGCCGCGGCCGCCAGGCTGCTGGCGACCAACAACTTCCCGGAGTTCACCGGGCGGCTCTGCCCGGCGCCCTGCGAGAGCGCCTGTGTGCTGGCGATCGACGGCGCGGCGGTGACGATCAAGAACGTGGAGCTGGCGATCGCCGACCGGGCCTGGGAGGAGGGCTGGGACGCGCCGCTGCCACCCTCCCCGCTGGGCGGGGGAAGGCGGGTGGCGGTGATCGGCTCGGGCCCCGCCGGGCTGGCCGCCGCCCAGCAGCTGACCCGGGCCGGGCACGCGACCACGGTCTACGAGCGGGCCGACCGGGCGGGCGGGCTGCTGCGCTACGGGATCCCGCCGTTCCGGCTGGAGAAGCACCGGCTGGACCGGCGGCTCGACCAACTGCGGGCCGAGGGAACGGAGTTCCGTACCGGGGTGTGGGCGGGGCGGGACGTCACGGGCGAGCGGTTGCGGACCGACTACGACGCGGTGGTGGTCGCGGTGGGGGCCACCGCCCACCGGGAACCGGCCGTACCCGGGGGCGGACTGGCCGGGGTGCATCCGGCGATGGAGTACCTGACCTGGGCGAACCGGGTGGACGAGGGGGACCGCGCGACCTCGCCGCTGTCCGCCGAGGGGCGACGGGTGGTGATCGTCGGCGGCGGGGACACCGCGGCCGACTGCCTGGGTACGGCGCTGCGCCAGGGCGCGGCCTCGGTCACCCAGCTGGACATCAACCCCTGCCCGCCGCAGCGCCGGGCGCCGGGGCAGCCCTGGCCGGTCCACCCCAAGGTGTACCGGGAGACCACCTCGCACGAGGAGTCGGGGGCGGTGGCGGACGGGGCGGTGGCGGGCGGGGCGGATCGGTCGGAGGCCGGGCTGGGGTCGTCGGTGGCCGGACCGGGCTCCGCGGTGGCGGGTGGTGGCCGGGTGTTCGAGGCGGTGACGGTCGGGTTCGAGCCGGGGCCGGACGGGCGGCTGGCGGCCGTCCGCTTCGCCGAGGCCGCGCCCGGCGACCGTAGCGCCCGGGCGGGCACCGAGCGGGTGCTCCCGGCGCAGCTGGCGCTGCTCGCGCTGGGCTTCACCGGGCCGGAGCCGGACCAGCCGCTGTTCGCCCAACTCGGCCTGGGCCTCGGGCCGGAGGGCACGCTGGAGCGGGACGACGGCTTCGGCACCGCCGTCGACGGGGTGTTCGTCGCCGGGGACGCCGGGCGGGGCCAGTCGCTGATCGTCTGGGCGATCGCCGAGGGCCGGGCGGTGGCCGCGGCGGTGGACGCCTACCTTCGCGGACGGACCGAACTCCCGGCGCCGGTACGGGCGTCGGCGCGGGCGCTCACGCTGTGA
- a CDS encoding MFS transporter: protein MTSGTDRPRSRSRLLPDTAPWRSSRDFRLTWASGTVTLLGSIFTMTAIPLQIADLTGSPLAVGAVGAVELVPTVLFGLYGGVLADRADRRAVALATELALTVLSALLLANALLGTPAVWPLYLAAGLAAAVQGLQQPSLEAMVPRLVPPDQLVAAGALLSLRWSIGGVAAPAAAGLLIATAGVPAAYLVDLGTFLLSIALLARVRPVPSERDAEAPPLREFAEGARYAARRPDLLGTYLADLAATAFALPTALFPFLAEELAAPWALGLLYSASAAGSLIAAATGGWTERVHRHGRLVLLSAALVGAATTAAAFAPGLWAVLLCLGIAGGAHWIGDTFRSAIWNQSIPDELRGRAAGLELLIGSAGPALGDLRAGGLAARQGIRAALRTGGLLCLGGSAVLAAALPALWRYDQRAHQPGTAAEAAPEATPEPTP from the coding sequence ATGACCTCTGGCACGGACCGCCCCCGCTCCCGCTCCCGCCTGCTGCCCGACACCGCGCCCTGGCGCTCCTCCCGGGACTTCCGGCTCACCTGGGCCTCCGGCACGGTCACCCTGCTCGGCTCGATCTTCACCATGACGGCGATCCCGCTGCAGATCGCCGACCTCACCGGCTCGCCGCTCGCCGTGGGCGCCGTCGGCGCGGTCGAACTCGTGCCCACCGTCCTGTTCGGCCTCTACGGCGGCGTGCTCGCCGACCGCGCCGACCGCCGTGCCGTCGCCCTGGCCACCGAGCTGGCGCTCACCGTGCTCAGCGCCCTGCTGCTGGCCAACGCCCTGCTCGGCACCCCCGCCGTCTGGCCGCTCTACCTCGCCGCCGGCCTGGCCGCGGCGGTCCAGGGCCTCCAGCAGCCCTCGCTCGAGGCGATGGTCCCGCGCCTGGTGCCGCCGGATCAGCTGGTCGCGGCCGGAGCGCTGCTCTCCCTGCGCTGGAGCATCGGCGGCGTCGCCGCGCCCGCCGCCGCCGGACTGCTGATCGCGACCGCCGGCGTCCCGGCCGCGTACCTGGTCGACCTCGGCACCTTCCTGCTGTCGATCGCCCTGCTCGCCCGGGTCCGGCCCGTCCCCTCGGAGCGGGACGCCGAAGCACCGCCGCTGCGCGAGTTCGCCGAGGGCGCCCGGTACGCGGCGCGGCGGCCCGACCTACTGGGCACCTACCTGGCCGACCTCGCCGCCACCGCCTTCGCCCTGCCCACCGCGCTGTTCCCGTTCCTGGCCGAGGAGTTGGCGGCGCCCTGGGCCCTCGGCCTGCTCTACTCGGCGTCCGCCGCCGGCAGCCTGATCGCGGCCGCCACCGGCGGCTGGACGGAGCGGGTGCACCGGCACGGGCGGCTGGTGCTGCTCTCCGCCGCCCTGGTCGGCGCGGCCACCACCGCGGCCGCCTTCGCCCCGGGCCTGTGGGCGGTGCTGCTCTGCCTGGGCATCGCCGGCGGCGCCCACTGGATCGGCGACACCTTCCGCAGCGCCATCTGGAACCAGTCCATTCCGGACGAACTCCGCGGCCGCGCCGCCGGCCTGGAGCTGCTGATCGGCTCCGCCGGACCGGCCCTCGGCGACCTGCGGGCCGGCGGCCTCGCCGCCCGCCAGGGCATCCGGGCCGCGCTGCGCACCGGCGGTCTGCTCTGCCTGGGCGGCAGCGCCGTCCTGGCCGCCGCCCTCCCAGCGCTCTGGCGCTACGACCAGCGCGCGCACCAGCCGGGAACGGCCGCGGAGGCGGCCCCGGAGGCGACCCCGGAACCCACCCCGTGA
- a CDS encoding TetR/AcrR family transcriptional regulator C-terminal domain-containing protein: MALQRDEVVRTALRVLNEEGIDGLSTRRLARELGVQSPALYWHFKNKRELLDLMAEAMLADALPSDREPDPAHWPEWIAADARAKRNALLAYRDGARVHAGTLPTEDELPAVEAQLSALCRAGLRPRTALRLLLTVDRYIMGWVTEEQAWRQDAAERTRPPFPDEALRDLPLLSEAADVLRMTDHDADFDYGLRVLIEGFRAEIAREAGERPARSSV; the protein is encoded by the coding sequence ATGGCGCTGCAACGCGACGAGGTGGTGCGCACCGCGCTGCGCGTGCTCAACGAGGAGGGCATCGACGGGCTCAGCACCCGGCGGCTCGCCCGGGAGCTCGGCGTGCAGTCACCGGCGCTCTACTGGCACTTCAAGAACAAGCGGGAACTGCTCGACCTGATGGCCGAGGCGATGCTCGCCGACGCCCTCCCGTCCGACCGCGAGCCCGACCCGGCGCACTGGCCCGAGTGGATCGCCGCCGACGCCCGCGCCAAGCGCAACGCCCTGCTCGCCTACCGCGACGGTGCCCGGGTGCACGCCGGCACCCTGCCCACCGAAGACGAACTCCCGGCCGTCGAAGCCCAGTTGAGCGCACTGTGCCGGGCCGGACTGCGTCCGCGCACCGCGCTGCGGCTGCTGCTGACCGTCGACCGGTACATCATGGGCTGGGTCACCGAGGAGCAGGCCTGGCGACAGGACGCCGCGGAGCGCACCCGTCCACCGTTCCCGGACGAGGCCCTGCGCGACCTGCCGCTGCTGAGCGAGGCGGCCGACGTGCTGCGGATGACCGACCACGACGCCGACTTCGACTACGGGCTGCGGGTGCTGATCGAGGGCTTCCGGGCGGAGATCGCGCGGGAGGCGGGCGAGCGCCCGGCCCGAAGCTCGGTTTGA
- a CDS encoding isochorismatase family protein has product MVTLDPRSTALVLIDLMDRIVANQLAPHTGPEVVTASLKLAEAFRAAGAPVIAVRVERPGVAEQPPGSELVAEVEAVADEVVVKRTIGAFQGTGLHELLQGRGVETLVFTGIATNLGVESSARAAADRGYQLVFVEDAMTGLTEAEHRASVELDFPRLGDVAAAAQLRLG; this is encoded by the coding sequence ATGGTCACCCTTGATCCCCGCAGCACGGCCCTGGTCCTGATCGACCTGATGGACCGGATCGTCGCCAACCAGCTCGCGCCGCACACCGGTCCGGAGGTCGTGACGGCCTCGCTGAAGCTCGCCGAGGCCTTCCGCGCCGCCGGCGCCCCCGTCATCGCGGTGCGGGTCGAGCGGCCGGGCGTCGCCGAGCAGCCGCCCGGCAGCGAGCTGGTGGCGGAGGTCGAGGCGGTGGCCGACGAGGTCGTGGTGAAGCGCACCATCGGCGCCTTCCAGGGCACCGGTCTGCACGAACTGCTCCAAGGCCGGGGCGTGGAGACGCTGGTGTTCACCGGGATCGCCACCAACCTGGGCGTGGAGTCGAGCGCCCGTGCGGCCGCCGATCGCGGCTACCAGCTGGTGTTCGTCGAGGACGCGATGACCGGGCTGACCGAGGCGGAGCACCGGGCGTCGGTGGAACTGGACTTCCCGCGGCTGGGGGACGTCGCGGCGGCGGCGCAGCTGCGGTTGGGCTAG
- the murQ gene encoding N-acetylmuramic acid 6-phosphate etherase translates to MTQDAVPPTETVRADWAGIDRLPTVDLLRLMNAEDRTVPAAVAGELARIAAVVDAVAARMARGGRLVYAGAGTAGRLGVLDAAECPPTFGTDPALVVGLVAGGRTAVTEAVEGAEDRTDLAEADVAALGLTPADTLVGVSASGRTPYPLAAVRAARAAGALTVGLACNRGSALVAAAELGIEVEVGPEVLAGSTRLKAGTAQKLVLNLLSTAVMVRLGRTYGNLMVDLRATNTKLRDRARRIVAEATGADEDAVRRALTATDGRTKDAILVLLADVDAPTAARLLSASAGRLRDALELPRN, encoded by the coding sequence ATGACCCAGGACGCCGTACCCCCCACCGAGACGGTCCGCGCCGACTGGGCCGGGATCGACCGGCTGCCCACCGTCGACCTGCTTCGCCTGATGAACGCCGAGGACCGCACCGTCCCCGCTGCCGTCGCCGGCGAGTTGGCGCGGATCGCCGCCGTGGTCGACGCCGTGGCCGCCCGGATGGCGCGCGGCGGGCGGCTGGTCTACGCCGGAGCGGGCACGGCCGGACGGCTCGGGGTGCTGGACGCCGCCGAGTGCCCGCCGACCTTCGGCACCGATCCAGCCCTGGTGGTCGGCTTGGTCGCGGGCGGCCGGACGGCCGTGACGGAGGCCGTCGAGGGCGCCGAGGACCGCACCGACCTCGCCGAGGCGGATGTCGCCGCGCTCGGCCTCACCCCGGCCGACACCCTGGTGGGCGTCTCCGCCTCCGGCCGCACCCCGTACCCGCTGGCCGCCGTCCGCGCCGCGCGGGCGGCCGGGGCGCTGACGGTCGGGCTGGCGTGCAACCGGGGTTCGGCCCTGGTGGCGGCGGCCGAACTGGGGATCGAGGTGGAGGTCGGCCCGGAGGTGCTGGCCGGCTCCACCCGGCTGAAGGCGGGCACCGCGCAGAAGCTGGTGCTCAACCTGCTGTCCACGGCCGTGATGGTCCGTCTCGGCCGGACGTACGGAAATCTGATGGTCGATCTGCGAGCCACCAACACCAAGCTCCGCGACCGCGCCCGCCGGATCGTCGCCGAGGCCACCGGCGCCGACGAGGACGCGGTCCGCCGCGCCCTCACCGCCACCGACGGCCGGACGAAGGACGCCATCCTGGTCCTGCTCGCGGACGTGGACGCGCCCACCGCCGCCCGACTCCTCAGCGCCTCGGCCGGACGGCTGCGCGACGCCCTGGAACTGCCGAGGAACTGA
- a CDS encoding DUF6445 family protein produces MPSQPIRPTALPVLPYRKPTRGRDYWVLDNVLPDPDAVRERVLARGDWTEGYPYRPETWPGLRTMPGLEPDELARVEAQVRKATGASRLWVQSTPGGGTLNHNCVQVVGAGESESRPHTDSRALCRYAAVLYLSPGAPKDAGTSFYRQQFPGGRLGGNLVNAPHNNLVEALGTRHVPADHFTEDVRVPNRYNQLLLYHANLIHSATNYYGTDLAERRMTAVFFWMA; encoded by the coding sequence ATGCCCTCACAGCCCATCAGGCCCACCGCCCTGCCGGTCCTGCCCTACCGCAAGCCCACCCGCGGCCGGGACTACTGGGTCCTCGACAACGTCCTGCCCGACCCGGACGCGGTCCGCGAACGCGTCCTGGCCCGCGGCGACTGGACCGAGGGCTACCCGTACCGCCCCGAGACCTGGCCCGGTCTTCGCACCATGCCCGGCCTGGAACCGGACGAGCTGGCGCGGGTCGAGGCCCAGGTCCGCAAGGCCACCGGCGCCTCCCGGCTCTGGGTGCAGAGCACCCCGGGCGGCGGCACGCTCAACCACAACTGCGTCCAGGTCGTCGGCGCCGGGGAGTCGGAGTCCCGCCCCCACACCGACTCCCGCGCGCTCTGCCGCTACGCCGCCGTGCTCTACCTCAGCCCGGGCGCCCCCAAGGACGCCGGCACCAGCTTCTACCGCCAGCAGTTCCCCGGCGGCCGCCTCGGCGGCAACCTGGTCAACGCCCCGCACAACAACCTGGTCGAGGCGCTCGGCACCCGCCACGTCCCCGCCGACCACTTCACCGAGGACGTCCGCGTCCCGAACCGCTACAACCAGCTGCTCCTCTACCACGCCAACCTGATCCACAGCGCCACGAACTACTACGGCACCGACCTGGCGGAGCGCCGGATGACGGCCGTCTTCTTCTGGATGGCCTGA